Proteins encoded in a region of the Mycteria americana isolate JAX WOST 10 ecotype Jacksonville Zoo and Gardens chromosome 9, USCA_MyAme_1.0, whole genome shotgun sequence genome:
- the FASTKD1 gene encoding FAST kinase domain-containing protein 1, mitochondrial: protein MLCLRQACLFMLRRYQARTLSSDLLLSQINSCTHEDEVFSLVGRNKARLSEKHVGIALNVLWQLQKKRPLLLRTSDYVRNHAQFLTLCILAENKVEHMEDEAIVDTLYSILRLNVEDHDSLAEVLVTEAWKRLERLSLPALSKFALCLYKQRRHFSPVIGKVAHIVDMKLDSIQDIRILSVLMISISDVISQSFRDRLLRKAEQLLEEKDEVHFNYAKRILLFLQNAKLRYHPLVEKCNKIFLKSASHLDVHTISLIFGLYEQLGFDNAEFRLVAKQLLSESIDDYYDPDTFAKLFFTLGPMAGSKVRERLLVTAVRMAEEFSSYQVLAILKTMQKMKCRNSHLLKKMASILHKHLDSYHVLQLVKLTQYLVVLHCHNLELFAKLKMLLFGFLKSSVIPADTAAIIRALAMLPSFQVEEIIINKAAAVLPQCRLHHLNCIATALVKWNHYDQLHWQNSSELCVKLLQKLNGCGFQRLQKANNLNLLLEELTHVNGEWFEEVLSEETMAMCQRLIDQITWANVLQLSFFLIKTNHRCPSLLDRIASVTVENIDKIHPLEIYFILFLFSALNYDPPANEEFFESCIQHLTSNLSCFESHHLVLLGHVLAVAGYFPPDLIKRIFNVSFLSKLDAQLEVLPDTLKQKVHLRLMKLNRAVCLECPEFHIPWFHERYCQRVFCNSSSRINPLRQHVHRMLIEILGGSNYARISVLTPYYYEIDFECILDENRKPLSYMAQNIPLDDVEGIHLRHDIKDEGRKALPPGAQRIALEFLDSKAFSKDSHHLKGEHAVKKRHLEILGYRVVQIPHFEWNSMVLSTKGEQLEYLRKHLYGIQ, encoded by the exons atgctttgtttgaGGCAGGCTTGCTTGTTTATGCTGAGACGTTACCAAGCTCGGACTCTGAGTAGTGATCTGCTTTTGAGCCAGATAAATAGCTGCACCCATGAAGATGAAGTGTTCAGCCTTGTTGGAAGGAACAAGGCCAGGCTTTCTGAAAAACACGTGGGAATTGCATTGAACGTGCTGTGGCAATTGCAAAAGAAGAGGCCGCTTCTCTTAAGGACTAGTGACTATGTAAGAAATCACGCCCAGTTTCTTACTCTTTGCATTTTAGCAGAAAACAAGGTGGAACACATGGAAGATGAGGCCATAGTGGACACCCTGTATAGTATTCTGAG GCTCAATGTTGAAGACCATGATTCTCTAGCAGAAGTGCTTGTTACAGAAGCATGGAAAAGATTAGAAAG GCTTAGTCTGCCAGCTCTGTCTAAATTTGCACTGTGTTTATACAAACAACGCAGACATTTCAGTCCCGTAATTGGCAAAGTAGCTCATATTGTGGACATGAAACTGGATTCTATACAGGATATAAG GATCTTGTCGGTTTTGATGATCAGCATATCTGATGTTATCTCACAGAGTTTTCGAGATCGATTACTACGCAAGGCTGAACAGCTcttggaagaaaaggatgaagtCCACTTCAACTATGCCAAAAGAATACTACTGTTTCTTCAAAATGCTAAACTGAGATATCATCCATTGGTAGAAAAATGCAACAAGATTTTCCTTAAAAGTGCCTCCCATCTTGATGTACACACTATTAGTCTTATTTTTGGACTGTACGAGCAGCTGGGTTTTGACAATGCTGAATTCCGCTTGGTTGCTAAACAGCTGCTGTCTGAAAGTATAGATGATTATTATGATCCTGACacctttgcaaaattattttttactcttgGGCCTATGGCAGGATCCAAGGTAAGAGAAAG gTTGCTAGTAACTGCAGTGCGCATGGCAGAAGAATTTAGCAGTTATCAAGTATTGGCAATACTGAAGACGATGCAGaagatgaaatgcagaaattctCATCTactcaaaaa AATGGCTTCTATTCTGCACAAACACTTGGATAGCTATCATGTATTACAGTTGGTAAAGTTAACACAGTACTTGGTGGTGTTGCATTGCCACAATCTGGAGCTGTTTGCCAAactaaaaatgttattatttgG ttttttaaaatctagtgTCATACCTGCCGATACTGCTGCAATAATTCGTGCTCTGGCCATGCTTCCTTCGTTTCAAGTGGAGGAAATAATtataaacaaagcagcagcagttctgcctCAATGCAGGCTCCATCATTTGAATTGCATTGCTACAGCTCTTGTCAAATGGAATCATTATGACCAGTTGCACTGGCAAAACAGTTCTGAGCTATGTGTAAAGCTTCTGCAAAAACTAAATGGCTGTGGATTTCAGAGGCTTCAGAAAGCCAACAACTTAAATCTTCTGTTGGAAGAACTTACACATGTGAATGGAGAGTGGTTTGAAGAAGTCCTCAGTGAGGAAACTATGGCAATGTGTCAACGCTTGATAGACCAAATAACGTGGGCAAATGTAttacagttgtctttttttctcataaaaacaaACCACCGTTGTCCTTCATTACTTGACAGAATAGCTTCTGTGACTGTTGAAAATATAGACAAG ATCCACCCCTTAGAAAtctattttattctcttccttttctctgctctgAATTATGACCCTCCTGCCAATGAAGAGTTCTTTGAAAGTTGTATCCAACATCTTACTTCTAACTTGA gttGTTTTGAAAGTCACCACTTGGTGCTGCTTGGTCATGTTTTGGCAGTGGCTGGGTATTTTCCTCCAGATCTGATAAAGAGGATATTTAATGTTTCTTTCCTAAGTAAACTGGATGCTCAACTTGAAG TCCTGCCCGATACCCTAAAGCAGAAGGTCCACTTGCGCCTCATGAAATTGAACAGAGCAGTCTGTCTGGAATGCCCAGAGTTTCATATCCCTTGGTTTCATGAGCGCTACTGCCAACGTGTCTTTTGTAACA gCAGTAGCCGAATAAATCCACTGCGACAGCATGTTCACAGAATGCTGATAGAGATCTTAGGAGGGAGCAATTATGCAAGAATATCTGTTCTCACACCATACTACTATGAAATAG ATTTTGAGTGCATTCTGGATGAAAATAGAAAGCCTCTTTCCTACATGGCTCAGAATATACCTTTGGATGATGTGGAGGGAATACACTTGAGACATGACATCAAGGATGAAGGGAGAAAGGCTCTGCCACCAGGAGCTCAGAG